In one Defluviimonas aquaemixtae genomic region, the following are encoded:
- a CDS encoding cation:proton antiporter: MAIEQAASSLGTVPAVALVGALGVGSQWLAWRLQLPAIVLMLVAGVLVGPVLGLLNPAQEFGELLPPLIALAVAVILFEGGLTLNLHKLGDARAGVLRLVLIGAPLGWLLSALALHYAAGLGWEAASVFGGIMIVTGPTVIAPLLRHARLQKRPAALLQWEAIVNDPIGAMAAVAAFHVVLTRLGGDTNGFVDLAARMGFATMVGLAAGYGIVKVFKGGRIPEYMKVPVLFAVLLAAFALSDHVLHESGLLAVTVMGLVIANADLPSYEELRRFKEHATVLLVSGVFILLAASLDFAALGKLTWRAVLFVAVVALLARPATVLISLIGTAVPWKERLLIALTGPRGVVLVAVAGLFGERLVAADVADGALIGPLAFALVAATVVLHGFTLTPLARWLGLADGETAGVLLVGGSRLSTALAEALAKAEVPVLIADPNHSHLFRARTAGIPTFYGDILGEAAENSVEFLSFRVVVAMTDNDAYNTLVTTDLAPEFGRDNVWQLERARDADSRHALPTQLGGKRIGAGRGYRAYEQLLRDGWTFRVTRISEEFGFENWREKHPEAIVFATLSRTQDLTFPSNGDPTVPAGARIISLVPASVPSSKATAENEAAAD; this comes from the coding sequence ATGGCGATCGAACAGGCGGCGAGCTCTCTCGGAACTGTACCCGCGGTTGCGCTTGTTGGTGCGCTCGGAGTTGGTTCGCAGTGGTTGGCTTGGCGCCTTCAGCTTCCCGCCATCGTCCTGATGCTGGTTGCTGGCGTACTGGTTGGACCGGTGCTCGGCCTTCTCAATCCGGCCCAGGAATTCGGGGAACTATTGCCGCCACTGATCGCTTTGGCGGTCGCGGTGATCCTGTTCGAAGGCGGATTGACGCTGAACCTGCACAAGTTGGGAGATGCCCGCGCCGGCGTGCTGCGCCTGGTGCTGATTGGCGCTCCGCTTGGCTGGCTGCTCTCGGCGCTCGCCCTGCACTACGCTGCCGGCCTTGGCTGGGAGGCCGCCTCTGTCTTCGGAGGCATCATGATCGTGACAGGACCAACGGTCATCGCGCCATTGCTGCGCCACGCCCGGCTACAGAAGCGCCCCGCCGCGCTTCTTCAGTGGGAAGCGATCGTGAACGATCCGATTGGCGCGATGGCCGCCGTCGCGGCATTTCACGTCGTCTTAACTAGGCTGGGGGGCGATACAAACGGCTTTGTCGACCTTGCGGCGCGAATGGGCTTTGCGACCATGGTGGGGCTCGCGGCCGGCTACGGAATCGTAAAGGTTTTCAAGGGCGGACGTATCCCTGAATACATGAAGGTGCCGGTGTTGTTCGCCGTTCTCTTGGCGGCGTTTGCGCTGTCCGACCACGTGCTCCATGAAAGCGGTCTTCTGGCCGTCACCGTGATGGGTCTGGTGATAGCGAATGCCGATCTCCCATCCTATGAGGAACTGCGCCGCTTCAAGGAACACGCGACCGTGCTTTTGGTCTCCGGCGTGTTCATCCTGCTTGCTGCCTCGCTCGATTTCGCGGCGCTTGGCAAGCTGACGTGGCGTGCCGTCCTGTTCGTGGCTGTCGTCGCACTGCTTGCTCGGCCGGCCACAGTCCTGATTTCCCTTATCGGCACTGCTGTTCCCTGGAAAGAGCGACTGTTGATCGCACTCACCGGGCCCCGCGGCGTGGTCCTCGTCGCCGTCGCGGGGCTATTCGGCGAACGACTGGTCGCGGCCGATGTCGCGGACGGCGCTCTGATAGGACCGCTGGCTTTCGCTCTGGTCGCGGCCACGGTCGTTTTGCATGGCTTCACGCTGACTCCTCTGGCGCGCTGGCTCGGACTCGCGGACGGTGAAACGGCGGGCGTGCTGCTCGTCGGCGGCTCACGGCTATCGACAGCGTTGGCCGAAGCGCTGGCGAAGGCTGAGGTGCCGGTGTTGATCGCCGATCCGAACCATTCGCATTTGTTCCGTGCACGCACGGCGGGGATACCGACATTCTACGGCGATATTCTGGGCGAGGCGGCCGAGAACTCAGTCGAATTCCTGTCCTTCCGCGTGGTCGTCGCGATGACCGACAACGATGCCTACAACACCCTGGTGACGACCGACCTCGCCCCTGAATTTGGCCGCGACAATGTTTGGCAGCTTGAGCGCGCCCGCGACGCCGACTCGCGCCACGCATTGCCAACGCAGCTTGGTGGGAAGAGGATTGGCGCCGGTCGCGGCTACAGAGCCTACGAACAGCTTTTGCGCGACGGATGGACTTTTCGCGTGACGCGCATCAGCGAGGAGTTCGGCTTCGAGAACTGGCGCGAGAAGCACCCCGAGGCAATTGTCTTCGCGACGCTCTCCCGCACGCAAGACTTAACCTTCCCGAGCAACGGCGATCCGACAGTGCCGGCAGGCGCGCGCATCATTTCACTCGTTCCAGCCAGCGTGCCTTCATCGAAAGCCACTGCAGAAAACGAAGCTGCCGCGGACTGA
- a CDS encoding (2Fe-2S)-binding protein: protein MKAKFTVNGAGREIDVPEDMPLLWVLRDGLGLMGTKYGCGIAQCGACTVHMDGIAVRACQVEARELNGVEITTIEGLGTPDSLHPVQEAWIERQVAQCGYCQSGQIMQAASLLAMNSDPSDEDIDAVMSGNLCRCGTYPRIREAVHAAAEKMRS, encoded by the coding sequence ATGAAGGCGAAATTCACCGTCAACGGCGCAGGGCGAGAGATCGACGTGCCCGAAGACATGCCCCTACTTTGGGTGTTGCGCGACGGATTGGGTCTGATGGGAACCAAATACGGTTGTGGCATCGCGCAATGCGGGGCCTGCACCGTTCACATGGACGGGATTGCGGTGCGCGCTTGTCAGGTCGAAGCGCGCGAGCTTAACGGGGTGGAAATCACCACGATCGAAGGCCTCGGAACGCCAGATTCGCTCCATCCGGTGCAAGAAGCCTGGATCGAGCGGCAGGTCGCTCAGTGCGGCTATTGCCAGTCGGGTCAAATCATGCAGGCCGCTTCGCTTCTCGCGATGAATTCGGATCCGTCGGACGAGGACATTGACGCCGTCATGTCCGGCAACCTCTGTCGCTGCGGGACGTATCCGCGGATTCGCGAGGCCGTTCATGCCGCTGCCGAGAAGATGAGGAGCTGA
- a CDS encoding xanthine dehydrogenase family protein molybdopterin-binding subunit, with amino-acid sequence MGRLRTIARRGFLIGSVAIAGGVAFGVYAVRRAPENPLIEDRAEGEAVFNPWVKIDANGITLIGPHADLGQGVASSQAALIAEELDVDFGQFSTSFGRPSAAYWNTAMADEGVPFKSTDESFAAESIRSVMGGVVKLIGLQGTGGSTTIPDSFDKLRQAGASARETLKLAASKRSGVPVDEIKTASAQVILPDGTAIPYTELAAEAAGIEPVQNAPLRDPSEWRLIGQPMERIDVVAKSTGTQTYGIDLATDDMVHAALRVNPRKGGGIKGYDPSAALAMPGVRRVLDITGGAAVIADNTWTAIRAANAIEFDWGPAPYPAEQAQHWETLAASFSDDLLDRKWRDDGDIEAALADAEVIEAEYRSPYVAHAPLEPLNAIVRVTDEGVEVWTGHQVPRQLQVLVAALTGHEPGQVTFHNQYAGGSFGHRLEFEYLKQAAEIANQMRGTAVKLTYSREEDFAHDFPRHIAMGRGRGVVANGRVEGIDLSIAAPSVIASQLGRANIPVPGPDAQIAAGSWNNPYALPHFRMRAYRVPELAPVSSWRSVGAAGAGFFFDSFLDELIHAAGADPMEERIRLMGHDVSRKVLEAVAEMSSWGGELAPGKGRGVAFVESFGVPVAEVVEVTTVDAGVRIDKVWVACDVGTIVDPVNFENLVQGGVVWGLGHAMNSEITYSDGMAEQTNYHAHEGMRLYQCPEIIVRGLENGHKVRGIGEPPVPPAAPALANAIFAATGKRIREMPFNKHIRFA; translated from the coding sequence ATGGGAAGACTCCGCACAATTGCGCGCCGCGGCTTCCTGATAGGATCGGTCGCCATCGCGGGAGGTGTCGCCTTCGGCGTCTATGCGGTCCGCCGCGCGCCTGAAAACCCGCTGATCGAGGATCGTGCAGAAGGCGAGGCCGTCTTCAACCCCTGGGTCAAGATCGACGCTAACGGCATCACGCTGATCGGACCGCACGCGGACCTAGGCCAGGGTGTCGCGTCTTCGCAGGCCGCACTCATCGCTGAAGAGCTGGACGTGGATTTTGGCCAATTCTCGACGTCCTTCGGCCGCCCGAGTGCCGCCTACTGGAATACCGCGATGGCGGATGAGGGCGTGCCGTTCAAATCGACGGACGAAAGCTTCGCGGCGGAATCCATCCGGTCAGTGATGGGTGGTGTGGTGAAGCTAATAGGTCTGCAGGGCACTGGAGGCTCGACAACAATTCCCGACAGTTTCGACAAGCTGCGGCAGGCGGGCGCGTCGGCGCGCGAGACGCTGAAGCTGGCGGCCTCGAAGCGGTCCGGAGTTCCGGTCGACGAGATCAAGACCGCCTCTGCACAAGTCATTCTGCCTGATGGCACGGCCATCCCCTACACCGAACTCGCCGCCGAAGCCGCCGGGATCGAGCCGGTGCAGAACGCGCCGCTACGAGACCCTTCCGAATGGCGACTGATCGGCCAGCCGATGGAGCGGATTGACGTCGTGGCGAAGTCGACTGGCACGCAGACCTACGGCATCGACCTTGCCACGGACGATATGGTTCATGCCGCGCTCCGCGTGAACCCGCGCAAGGGTGGCGGCATCAAAGGATATGACCCGAGCGCCGCACTGGCGATGCCGGGCGTTCGAAGGGTCTTGGACATCACAGGCGGCGCGGCGGTCATTGCCGACAACACCTGGACGGCTATCAGGGCCGCCAACGCCATTGAATTCGACTGGGGCCCCGCGCCCTATCCGGCCGAGCAGGCGCAGCATTGGGAGACGCTCGCAGCGTCCTTTTCAGATGACCTGCTCGACAGAAAGTGGCGCGACGACGGAGACATCGAGGCGGCACTCGCCGATGCGGAGGTGATCGAGGCCGAATACCGTTCACCTTACGTCGCCCACGCGCCGCTCGAGCCGCTGAATGCCATCGTGCGGGTCACGGACGAAGGGGTCGAGGTCTGGACCGGCCATCAGGTGCCTCGTCAATTGCAGGTGCTTGTCGCCGCGCTCACCGGACATGAACCGGGGCAAGTTACTTTCCACAATCAGTACGCCGGCGGCAGCTTCGGCCACCGACTGGAATTCGAGTACCTGAAGCAAGCGGCAGAAATCGCAAACCAGATGCGCGGCACGGCGGTCAAGCTGACCTATTCGCGCGAGGAGGACTTCGCCCACGACTTTCCGCGCCACATCGCCATGGGCCGGGGGCGCGGCGTCGTGGCGAATGGTCGTGTCGAAGGGATCGACCTATCAATCGCCGCGCCTTCCGTCATAGCGTCGCAATTGGGCCGGGCCAACATCCCCGTTCCGGGACCGGATGCGCAGATCGCCGCAGGGTCCTGGAACAACCCCTACGCATTGCCGCATTTCCGGATGCGGGCCTACCGCGTGCCCGAACTTGCGCCGGTCTCGTCCTGGCGGTCGGTGGGCGCGGCTGGCGCGGGCTTCTTCTTTGACAGCTTCCTCGATGAGCTGATTCATGCTGCCGGCGCCGACCCGATGGAGGAGCGCATCCGGCTCATGGGGCACGACGTTTCGCGCAAGGTGCTGGAAGCCGTGGCCGAGATGTCGTCATGGGGCGGCGAACTCGCACCCGGGAAGGGGCGCGGCGTTGCCTTCGTCGAAAGCTTCGGTGTTCCTGTGGCCGAAGTCGTGGAAGTGACCACCGTCGACGCGGGCGTCCGGATCGACAAGGTATGGGTCGCCTGCGACGTGGGCACCATCGTCGATCCGGTAAACTTCGAGAACCTCGTGCAGGGCGGGGTGGTCTGGGGCCTCGGCCACGCGATGAACTCGGAAATCACCTATTCCGACGGGATGGCCGAGCAGACCAACTACCACGCTCACGAGGGCATGCGGCTTTACCAGTGTCCCGAAATCATCGTCCGCGGGCTGGAGAACGGCCACAAGGTTCGGGGAATCGGCGAACCGCCGGTGCCTCCCGCTGCGCCTGCGCTGGCCAATGCGATCTTCGCCGCGACAGGTAAGCGCATCCGCGAGATGCCGTTCAACAAGCATATTCGTTTCGCCTGA
- a CDS encoding ketopantoate reductase family protein encodes MAYNILILGASYGSLLGTKFVAAGHNATLVCRAETAALINSEGTEVRIKLRDEDAHRSFFSKSLAGRLDASTPEDARPENYDLVCLAMQEPQYSHPALTDLLARIARAGIPCMSIMNMPPLPYLKRIPGLDSSRLKEAFLNPEIWDAFDPRLMTLCSPDPQAFRPPEEMANVLHVGLPTNFKVSKFDDPKLNAVLETLEADIEAYRVDDKDVPVKLRVFDSLFVPFAKWAMLATGNYRCITTDGPRSIRDAVHGDPAKSQEIYAFVNGLVEKLGADPGDLVPFEKYAAAAKNLVKPSSAARSVYSGAVYIERVDRLILLIAEALGTSHPAVSETVAIVDHKLSSNALAGAR; translated from the coding sequence GTGGCCTACAACATCCTCATTCTTGGCGCCTCCTATGGCTCCTTGCTCGGAACGAAGTTTGTCGCGGCGGGCCACAACGCCACGCTTGTCTGCCGCGCAGAAACGGCCGCTCTCATCAATTCCGAAGGGACCGAGGTTCGGATCAAGCTGCGCGATGAAGACGCGCATCGCAGTTTTTTCTCCAAGTCCCTTGCGGGGAGGTTGGACGCGTCGACACCCGAGGACGCACGGCCTGAAAACTACGATCTCGTCTGCCTCGCCATGCAGGAGCCGCAATACTCACACCCTGCGCTCACCGATCTGCTCGCTCGGATCGCAAGGGCAGGAATTCCGTGCATGTCGATCATGAACATGCCGCCGCTTCCGTATCTGAAGCGCATTCCCGGATTGGATAGCTCACGGCTGAAGGAGGCGTTCCTGAACCCTGAGATCTGGGATGCCTTCGATCCGAGACTAATGACGCTTTGCTCTCCGGATCCTCAAGCGTTCCGCCCGCCGGAAGAAATGGCGAACGTCCTGCATGTGGGTCTTCCCACGAATTTCAAGGTGTCGAAGTTCGACGATCCGAAGTTGAACGCCGTGCTCGAGACGCTCGAGGCGGATATTGAAGCATATCGTGTCGACGACAAGGACGTTCCGGTGAAGCTCCGGGTGTTCGACTCCCTGTTCGTTCCATTTGCGAAATGGGCGATGCTTGCGACCGGCAACTATCGCTGCATTACTACAGACGGACCCCGGTCCATCCGCGACGCGGTTCACGGCGATCCCGCGAAGTCGCAAGAGATCTATGCGTTCGTAAACGGCCTCGTCGAGAAACTCGGCGCCGATCCAGGGGACCTCGTGCCATTTGAGAAGTACGCAGCGGCGGCGAAGAATCTCGTTAAGCCCTCGTCTGCCGCGCGTTCGGTCTACTCAGGGGCTGTCTATATTGAACGTGTCGACAGGCTGATATTGCTGATCGCCGAAGCGTTGGGCACCTCACATCCTGCAGTGTCGGAGACAGTGGCGATCGTTGATCACAAACTGTCCTCGAATGCGCTTGCAGGCGCTCGGTAG
- the sucD gene encoding succinate--CoA ligase subunit alpha, with amino-acid sequence MSILINKDTKIIVQGLTGKTGTFHTEQALAYNGTKMVAGTHPAKGGTNWTGANGETIPIYASVAEAKDATGATASVIYVPPAGAAAAIEEAIDAGIDLITCITEGVPVQDMVRVKEKLDASNSRLIGPNCPGVLTPEECKIGIMPGSIFKKGSVGVLSRSGTLTYEAVFQTTQAGLGQTTAVGIGGDPVKGTEFIDVLELFLADPETKSIIMIGEIGGSAEEDAAQFLTDEAKRGRRKPTVGFIAGRTAPPGRTMGHAGAVISGGKGGAEEKIEAMRAAGIQVAPSPAKLGETLVEMLR; translated from the coding sequence ATGTCGATCCTCATCAACAAGGACACGAAGATCATCGTTCAGGGCCTGACCGGCAAGACCGGTACCTTCCACACAGAACAGGCGCTCGCTTACAACGGAACAAAGATGGTCGCCGGCACGCACCCGGCCAAGGGCGGAACCAACTGGACCGGCGCGAACGGAGAGACGATTCCCATCTACGCGAGCGTCGCCGAGGCGAAAGACGCAACCGGCGCGACGGCGAGCGTGATCTACGTGCCGCCCGCGGGCGCGGCTGCCGCGATCGAGGAGGCGATCGACGCTGGCATCGACCTGATCACCTGCATCACCGAAGGCGTTCCGGTCCAGGACATGGTCCGCGTGAAGGAAAAGCTCGACGCCTCGAACAGCCGCCTGATCGGGCCCAATTGCCCGGGCGTTCTGACGCCCGAAGAATGCAAGATCGGCATCATGCCGGGCTCCATCTTCAAGAAGGGGTCCGTCGGCGTACTCTCGCGCTCCGGCACGCTCACCTACGAGGCCGTGTTCCAGACAACACAGGCGGGGTTGGGCCAGACGACGGCCGTCGGGATCGGCGGCGATCCCGTGAAGGGCACGGAGTTCATCGACGTGCTCGAACTCTTCCTCGCCGATCCCGAAACCAAATCGATCATCATGATCGGAGAGATCGGCGGCTCTGCCGAAGAGGACGCCGCGCAGTTCCTGACCGACGAGGCCAAGCGCGGACGCAGGAAGCCCACGGTCGGCTTCATCGCGGGTCGAACGGCGCCGCCCGGCCGGACGATGGGCCATGCCGGCGCCGTCATATCGGGTGGAAAGGGTGGCGCCGAGGAGAAAATCGAAGCAATGCGGGCCGCGGGAATCCAAGTCGCGCCGTCCCCCGCCAAGCTTGGCGAAACGCTGGTCGAGATGCTTCGCTGA
- the sucC gene encoding ADP-forming succinate--CoA ligase subunit beta codes for MNIHEHQAKEVLKSFGAPVANGVVITSLEQAEAAVGAMKGPVWVVKSQIHAGGRGKGKFRELPGDAKGGVRVSFSAEEALANVKEMLGKTLVTNQTGPAGKQVNRLYVEDGADIDRELYLSILVDRETGKTSFVASTEGGMDIEAVAEETPELIHTIAINASSGCTDADAARIADAYKLAGKAREQGTALFKTLYDAFTTKDMSLLEINPLIVTKANDVQVLDAKVSFDNNALFRHPDVAAYRDETEEDAKEIEASKHDLAYIALDGDIGCMVNGAGLAMATMDIIKLYGAEPANFLDVGGGASKEKVTAAFKIITSDPNVKGILVNIFGGIMRCDVIAEGVVAAVKEVGLKVPLVVRLEGTKVAEGKKIINDSGLNVIAADDLDDAAQKIVKAVKG; via the coding sequence ATGAATATTCACGAACATCAAGCCAAGGAAGTCCTGAAGAGCTTCGGCGCGCCTGTCGCAAATGGGGTAGTCATCACTTCCCTAGAACAGGCCGAGGCGGCCGTTGGCGCGATGAAGGGGCCGGTCTGGGTCGTGAAAAGCCAGATCCATGCCGGCGGTCGCGGCAAGGGTAAGTTCAGGGAGCTGCCCGGCGACGCCAAAGGCGGTGTGCGCGTCTCATTCTCAGCCGAAGAGGCGCTGGCCAACGTGAAGGAGATGCTAGGCAAGACGCTCGTCACCAATCAGACGGGCCCGGCCGGCAAGCAAGTGAATCGGCTATACGTCGAAGACGGTGCCGACATCGACCGCGAACTCTACCTGTCGATCCTCGTGGACCGCGAAACGGGAAAGACTTCGTTCGTCGCCTCCACAGAAGGCGGTATGGACATCGAGGCCGTCGCAGAGGAGACACCCGAACTGATCCATACGATCGCCATCAATGCCTCATCCGGCTGCACGGACGCGGATGCAGCCCGGATCGCGGACGCCTACAAGCTCGCCGGAAAGGCGCGAGAGCAGGGCACCGCGCTCTTCAAGACACTCTATGATGCATTCACCACCAAGGACATGAGCCTTCTTGAAATCAACCCGCTCATCGTCACCAAGGCGAACGACGTGCAGGTTCTGGACGCTAAAGTCTCGTTCGACAACAACGCGCTCTTCCGCCACCCCGACGTTGCCGCCTACCGGGACGAGACCGAGGAAGACGCGAAGGAAATCGAAGCGTCAAAGCACGATCTCGCCTATATCGCGCTCGATGGCGATATCGGCTGCATGGTCAACGGTGCGGGCCTCGCGATGGCGACGATGGACATCATAAAGCTTTACGGCGCGGAGCCCGCGAATTTTCTCGACGTCGGCGGCGGCGCGTCAAAGGAAAAGGTCACGGCGGCCTTCAAGATCATTACCTCGGACCCGAACGTGAAGGGCATCCTCGTCAACATCTTCGGCGGCATCATGCGTTGTGACGTTATTGCCGAAGGCGTGGTCGCGGCCGTTAAGGAGGTGGGACTAAAGGTGCCGCTCGTCGTGAGGCTCGAAGGCACCAAGGTCGCCGAGGGCAAGAAGATCATCAACGACAGCGGACTGAACGTCATCGCCGCCGACGATCTCGATGACGCCGCGCAGAAAATCGTCAAGGCAGTGAAGGGGTAG
- a CDS encoding hydrolase — MLIRAHDSALIVIDMQERLVPAMQAPARTIRNTRLLLKAAARTGVPALLTEQYPQGLGQTVPEIRKAAGDNAILPKMHFSCMEDQGFAGAFRSLGRRQAILTGMEAHICVVQTAASLVEEGFDVFVVSDATASRTIESEQACLARLSAGGVSVVTTEMVIFEWLGRAGSDAFREMLPMIK; from the coding sequence TTGCTGATCCGGGCACACGATTCGGCGCTCATCGTCATCGACATGCAAGAGCGACTCGTTCCTGCGATGCAGGCCCCCGCCCGCACGATCCGCAACACGCGTCTGCTGCTCAAGGCGGCGGCGAGGACGGGCGTCCCCGCCCTGCTGACGGAGCAATACCCGCAAGGGCTTGGCCAGACCGTTCCAGAGATCAGGAAAGCCGCGGGCGACAACGCGATTCTGCCGAAGATGCATTTTTCCTGCATGGAGGATCAGGGTTTCGCCGGTGCATTCCGATCGCTCGGCAGACGTCAGGCAATCCTGACCGGCATGGAGGCGCACATCTGCGTCGTCCAGACCGCCGCAAGCCTCGTCGAGGAGGGCTTCGACGTCTTCGTAGTGTCAGACGCGACCGCATCACGGACGATCGAGAGCGAACAGGCCTGCCTCGCCCGACTGAGCGCGGGTGGGGTGAGCGTTGTGACGACGGAGATGGTCATCTTCGAGTGGCTCGGGAGGGCCGGTTCGGACGCGTTCAGGGAAATGCTGCCGATGATCAAATAA
- a CDS encoding GntR family transcriptional regulator, which yields MSIGEKLIPIAETFTLKDHTFKVLRDAILEMDIYRPDADLRLDERQLAERLGISRTPIREALARLAQDGLIEIVPRKGVFVCRKTREEILEMVVTWAALESMAARLACEHATDAELNALRRFAIRHSSDVERADIEEYSDANITFHQTILELSGCSLLSKTADGLFAHMQAVRRRAMGESDRARRSVADHMEIIDALMARDGDLASRRVREHTMRLHDHISKTWTRLETLGARSGAAG from the coding sequence GTGTCGATCGGCGAAAAGCTCATCCCCATAGCCGAGACTTTCACCTTGAAGGATCATACCTTCAAGGTGCTGAGGGACGCGATTCTAGAGATGGACATCTATCGGCCCGATGCCGATCTGCGGTTGGATGAGCGGCAACTGGCGGAGCGCCTGGGCATTTCACGCACGCCTATTCGGGAAGCGCTGGCGAGACTGGCGCAGGACGGCCTGATCGAGATCGTTCCGCGAAAAGGCGTGTTCGTGTGCCGCAAGACGCGCGAGGAAATTCTCGAGATGGTCGTCACGTGGGCGGCACTCGAAAGCATGGCGGCGCGGTTGGCGTGCGAACATGCGACCGATGCCGAGCTCAATGCCCTGCGCCGTTTCGCCATCAGGCATAGCAGCGACGTCGAGCGGGCGGATATCGAGGAATACTCAGACGCGAACATCACCTTCCATCAGACCATTCTGGAATTGTCGGGCTGTTCTCTGCTGAGCAAGACTGCAGACGGCCTGTTCGCCCACATGCAAGCGGTGCGGCGAAGGGCGATGGGCGAAAGCGATCGCGCGCGTCGATCTGTCGCCGATCACATGGAAATCATCGATGCATTGATGGCGCGGGACGGCGATCTCGCATCGCGCCGTGTGCGCGAGCATACGATGCGCCTGCACGATCACATCAGCAAGACCTGGACGAGGCTTGAGACGCTCGGCGCGCGAAGTGGCGCGGCCGGCTGA
- the oxc gene encoding oxalyl-CoA decarboxylase produces the protein MTSSAAASVEQRPEEAESQNLTDGFHLIIDALKMNGIENIYHVPGIPVTDLGRMMQAEGMRVISFRHESNAGNAAAIAGYLTRKPGICLTVSAPGFLNGLVSLAHATTNCWPMILISGSSEREIVDLQKGDYEEMDQLAVAKPLCKAAYRILHAEDIGVGVARAIRAAVSGRPGGVYLDVPASLLSQVMGAAEGLKSLIKVVDPAPAHFPAPAAIDRALSLLKAAKKPLIILGKGASYAQCDDLVRAFVEKTGAPYIAMSMAKGLLPDDHEQYAGAARSLVLKEADCVMLIGARLNWLLSHGKGKQWGEPHTKKFIHIDIDPKEMDSNQPIDAPLVGDIESTLGTMLEKMDDWPVPPAEWTGAVYTKRAQNVERMAPKLVNNNVPMDYHGALGRLKRIFADHPDAILVNEGANALDFARSVIDMSKPRKRLDVGTWGVMGIGMGTAIAAAVETGHPVVCVEGDSAFGFSGMEVETICRYGLPVCVVIFNNSGIYRGTDTDPTGRDPGTTVFVKEAQYDMMMRAFGGEGVTARSPDDLERAVRDAIASGKPTLVNAIIDPQAGTESGRIGNLNPQSVVSKKK, from the coding sequence ATGACTTCATCCGCGGCAGCAAGCGTAGAACAGCGACCGGAAGAGGCCGAATCCCAAAACCTGACCGATGGCTTTCACCTGATCATCGACGCGCTGAAGATGAACGGGATCGAGAACATCTATCACGTTCCCGGAATCCCGGTAACTGATCTTGGCCGGATGATGCAGGCCGAAGGGATGAGGGTGATTTCGTTCCGCCACGAATCGAATGCCGGAAACGCCGCCGCAATCGCTGGCTACCTGACCAGGAAGCCAGGCATTTGCCTGACCGTCTCGGCGCCGGGATTCCTGAACGGCCTCGTGAGTCTCGCCCATGCCACGACCAACTGCTGGCCGATGATCCTGATATCGGGTTCGTCGGAACGCGAAATCGTCGACCTGCAGAAGGGCGACTACGAGGAAATGGACCAGCTCGCCGTCGCCAAGCCTCTCTGCAAGGCTGCGTACCGCATCCTTCACGCCGAGGATATCGGCGTCGGCGTTGCAAGGGCAATCCGTGCCGCGGTCTCCGGCCGGCCGGGCGGCGTCTACCTCGACGTGCCCGCGAGCCTACTGAGTCAGGTGATGGGCGCCGCGGAGGGCTTGAAAAGCCTGATCAAAGTGGTCGACCCGGCCCCTGCGCATTTCCCGGCACCCGCGGCGATCGACCGTGCGCTCAGCCTGCTAAAGGCTGCCAAAAAGCCTTTGATCATCCTTGGTAAGGGCGCCTCCTACGCCCAGTGCGACGATCTGGTCCGCGCCTTCGTCGAAAAGACCGGCGCGCCCTATATCGCCATGTCGATGGCCAAGGGCCTCCTGCCCGATGACCATGAGCAATATGCAGGCGCCGCCCGCAGCCTCGTCCTGAAGGAAGCGGATTGCGTAATGCTCATCGGAGCGCGGCTGAACTGGCTGCTGTCCCATGGCAAGGGCAAGCAATGGGGTGAACCCCATACCAAGAAGTTCATCCACATCGACATCGACCCGAAGGAGATGGATTCGAACCAGCCGATCGACGCGCCGCTTGTGGGTGACATCGAGTCCACTCTCGGCACCATGCTCGAAAAGATGGACGACTGGCCCGTGCCGCCTGCGGAATGGACTGGCGCGGTCTACACCAAGCGCGCCCAGAACGTCGAACGGATGGCTCCGAAACTCGTCAACAACAACGTTCCGATGGACTATCACGGTGCGCTCGGCCGCCTGAAGAGGATCTTCGCCGACCATCCGGATGCGATCCTCGTGAACGAAGGCGCCAACGCGCTCGATTTCGCACGCTCGGTCATCGACATGTCGAAACCTCGCAAGCGGCTCGACGTCGGCACTTGGGGCGTGATGGGCATCGGCATGGGCACTGCCATAGCTGCCGCAGTTGAAACCGGCCATCCGGTGGTGTGCGTCGAAGGCGACTCGGCCTTTGGCTTCAGCGGAATGGAAGTCGAAACCATTTGCCGCTACGGCCTGCCGGTCTGCGTGGTTATCTTCAACAACTCGGGCATCTACCGCGGGACCGACACCGACCCAACGGGCCGCGATCCGGGCACGACGGTCTTCGTCAAAGAAGCTCAGTACGACATGATGATGCGCGCATTCGGCGGTGAAGGCGTAACGGCGCGCAGCCCCGACGATCTGGAACGCGCTGTTCGCGACGCGATCGCCAGCGGAAAACCGACTCTCGTCAACGCAATCATCGATCCGCAAGCCGGCACCGAATCCGGTCGCATTGGCAATCTCAATCCGCAATCCGTCGTCTCGAAGAAAAAGTAA